In Nicotiana tabacum cultivar K326 chromosome 21, ASM71507v2, whole genome shotgun sequence, one DNA window encodes the following:
- the LOC107815749 gene encoding lysine histidine transporter 1-like encodes MTDGCSDVQTPNISNYYCSKSADERSAEERAIDAWLPVTSNRNAKWWYSAFHNVTAMVGAGVLGLPYALAQLGWGAGVAVLVISWIITFYTLWQMVEMHEMVPGKRFDRYHELGQHAFGKKLGLWIIVPQQLIVEVGVDIVYMVTGGQSLKKFYDLVCKKDCKDIKLTYFIMIFASVHFVISHLPDFNSIVGVSLAAAVMSLRYAYYLFLYLLYTSSV; translated from the exons ATGACAGATGGTTGCTCTGATG tccaaactccaAATATTTCCAATTACTACTGCTCCAAGAGT GCTGATGAAAGATCTGCAGAAGAGAGGGCAATAGACGCATGGCTTCCTGTTACTTCAAACAGGAATGCAAAATGGTGGTATTCAGCTTTCCACAATGTTACTGCCATGGTTGGAGCTGGTGTCCTCGGTCTTCCTTATGCCTTGGCACAACTTGGATG GGGGGCAGGAGTAGCAGTTTTGGTAATTTCTTGGATTATAACATTTTACACATTATGGCAAATGGTTGAGATGCACGAAATGGTTCCTGGGAAACGTTTCGACAGATATCATGAACTTGGGCAACATGCTTTTGGGAAAAAACTTGGGCTATGGATTATTGTGCCACAACAATTAATTGTTGAAGTTGGAGTTGACATAGTTTATATGGTAACTGGAGGACAATCACTCAAGAAATTCTATGATTTGGTCTGTAAAAAAGATTGTAAAGACATAAAACTTACCTACTTCATTATGATCTTTGCCTCTGTCCATTTTGTTATCTC tcatctTCCTGATTTCAATTCCATAGTTGGTGTGTCTTTGGCTGCAGCTGTCATGTCCTTAAGGTATGCATATTACTTATTTCTGTATTTGTTATATACATCGtcagtataa